A single Pseudomonadota bacterium DNA region contains:
- a CDS encoding MFS transporter, with protein MNAPSPSEPRLSPLRLLGLSAYWLAINLHWGALLTIVVPAQVSKMQPERQAQTLSLVLGLGAVVALVVTPIAGALSDRCASRWGRRRPFIAAGTVINVVGLALMFVASESASLALYVAGFLVVQLGNNIATGAYAGIIPDMVAAGQRGEASGYMAAMTQLGMVGGALGGGLLMAGGRDGACYALVALTLIALMLQTLVAVREQPIAPPPERLQWGRLLIDMWVDPRQFPDFAWVWGTRFFVICGIWMVQPYLLYYMRDVVGASSPETATGAMMAVMLVSATFTGWLAGLFSDRLGRKIVVYVSNAALAVAILLLLLSHSMTFTLTVGLLFGLGYGAYYSVDWALACDVLPDQENAGRYLGVWNIAMVLPQTVAPVLAGTLLARFGQTASGHYARDGYAVVFVLAAAFLALGAWLLKHVRGAR; from the coding sequence ATGAACGCACCGTCTCCCTCTGAGCCACGGCTGTCTCCCCTTCGACTTCTGGGCCTGAGCGCGTACTGGCTCGCCATCAATCTGCACTGGGGCGCGCTGCTCACCATCGTGGTGCCCGCCCAGGTGTCGAAGATGCAGCCGGAGCGCCAGGCCCAGACGCTGTCGCTCGTGCTCGGCCTGGGTGCGGTGGTGGCGCTCGTGGTGACGCCCATCGCCGGCGCCCTCAGCGATCGCTGCGCGTCTCGATGGGGAAGGCGTCGACCCTTCATCGCGGCGGGCACGGTCATCAATGTGGTGGGGCTGGCGCTCATGTTCGTGGCAAGTGAGTCTGCAAGTCTTGCCCTGTACGTTGCGGGTTTTCTCGTGGTGCAGCTCGGTAACAACATCGCGACCGGCGCCTATGCCGGCATCATCCCCGACATGGTGGCGGCCGGTCAGCGCGGAGAGGCAAGCGGCTACATGGCCGCCATGACCCAGCTGGGCATGGTGGGCGGTGCCCTGGGGGGGGGCCTGCTCATGGCCGGTGGCCGCGATGGCGCGTGCTACGCGCTGGTGGCACTCACGTTGATCGCGCTGATGCTGCAGACTCTTGTCGCGGTGCGCGAGCAGCCCATCGCGCCGCCGCCGGAACGTCTGCAGTGGGGGCGCTTGCTGATCGACATGTGGGTCGATCCACGGCAGTTCCCGGACTTTGCCTGGGTCTGGGGCACGCGCTTCTTCGTCATCTGCGGCATCTGGATGGTGCAGCCGTACCTGCTGTACTACATGCGCGACGTGGTGGGGGCCTCTTCGCCGGAAACCGCCACAGGGGCGATGATGGCGGTGATGCTGGTCAGCGCCACCTTCACCGGATGGCTTGCGGGGCTGTTCAGCGACCGCCTGGGCCGAAAGATCGTGGTGTACGTGTCGAACGCGGCTCTCGCTGTCGCCATTCTGCTGCTGCTGCTCAGCCACTCGATGACCTTCACCCTCACCGTCGGCCTGCTCTTCGGCCTGGGGTACGGGGCCTACTACAGCGTCGACTGGGCCCTGGCATGCGACGTTCTTCCCGACCAGGAGAACGCGGGACGCTATCTGGGGGTGTGGAACATCGCCATGGTTCTGCCCCAGACCGTTGCCCCCGTTCTTGCCGGAACGCTGCTGGCCCGCTTCGGCCAGACTGCGTCAGGCCACTATGCGCGTGATGGATACGCGGTCGTGTTCGTTCTGGCCGCCGCCTTTCTGGCGCTGGGCGCGTGGCTGCTCAAGCACGTGCGCGGGGCGCGCTGA